One genomic segment of Stigmatopora argus isolate UIUO_Sarg chromosome 1, RoL_Sarg_1.0, whole genome shotgun sequence includes these proteins:
- the LOC144072649 gene encoding SLAIN motif-containing protein 1-like isoform X3 has protein sequence MMAAVADPEKNQLYGEQHLSKLQQLVQIFERYDKRLPTWNHRNCRPVAEFQKHGRHQPLILEQVDLLDLDTIGFSDNETWLYVSPKAKKLTTENTITLVQWCRHFLDAPEWKLARRSICLKLESASWRQRLLSSPQATSTSPTVPTVSPNGTGHSDTHRSNFQLTDTDSPNSQSPIGRPRTRTFIPHCGSRLRYSSPRPRMNSDVLAPVVDEEDALIPHGYKLLDITDVQVVARLQEEKLKEAYASTLYAPANRRSQSVTLPLSVPRGQEEEEKGDGEDSAPVQPKCCLCPLPHTHTSSAQDWQNCNLLSMPPYASPTHQPFKPRADEINLAQFNSVPSASLRDSPGCSTPLQSPIASPNMRQTKVQSTGSVSSSPQQSRATVSVSPTTVVHGSQLQVGSSRIPMLSKCSSLALSSPRPRCSTYFNDSTSPISGCKMAKPGLSCRSMLRCFST, from the exons ATGATGGCTGCGGTTGCGGACCCCGAGAAAAACCAACTGTACGGCGAGCAGCACTTAAGTAAGCTGCAGCAGCTCGTTCAAATTTTTGAACGCTACGACAAGCGGCTGCCTACTTGGAACCATCGTAATTGTCGGCCGGTCGCGGAGTTCCAAAAGCACGGCCGACACCAACCATTAATCCTGGAACAGGTGGACCTCTTGGACTTGGACACTATTGGATTCTCTGATAATGAAACTTG GTTATACGTGTCCCCAAAAGCCAAGAAGTTGACCACAGAGAACACAATAACGCTAGTGCAGTGGTGCCGGCATTTTCTGGATGCTCCTGAATGGAAACTAGCAAGACGCTCCATTTGCCTCAAACTTGAGTCAG CTTCCTGGAGGCAGAGACTACTGTCCAGCCCTCAAGCAACCTCAACCTCACCAACTGTTCCCACTGTGTCCCCCAATGGCACTGGGCATTCCGACACACATCGCTCCAACTTCCAATTGACTGATACGGATAGTCCAAACTCTCAGAGCCCCATTGGGAGGCCACGAACCCGCACCTTCATTCCCCACTGTG GTAGCCGTTTGCGGTATTCTAGCCCTCGGCCTCGGATGAACTCTGATGTCCTCGCTCCCGTGGTGGATGAAGAGGATGCCTTGATCCCTCATGGCTACAAACTTCTGGATATTACTGACGTTCAGGTGGTGGCGAGACTGCAAGAAGAGA AACTCAAGGAGGCTTACGCCAGTACTTTGTACGCCCCGGCCAACCGACGAAGCCAGAGCGTCACCCTTCCGCTCAGCGTTCCCCGCGgccaggaggaggaagaaaagggGGATGGCGAAGACTCCGCCCCAGTGCAGCCGAAATGCTGCCTCTGCCCACTGCCCCACACCCACACCTCCAGCGCCCAAGACTGGCAAAACTGCAACTTGCTGTCCATGCCCCCCTACGCAAGTCCAACGCATCAGCCTTTCAAACCAAGAGCAG ATGAAATCAACCTTGCCCAATTTAACAGTGTTCCCAGTGCTTCTTTACGTGATTCTCCAGGCTGCTCCACTCCCCTACAGTCCCCCA TTGCCAGCCCCAATATGCGGCAGACAAAAGTCCAGAGTACTGGAAGTGTATCGTCATCACCGCAACAATCGAGGGCTACTGTCTCTGTGAGCCCGACCACCGTAGTACATGGCTCGCAGTTGCAGGTAGGGAGCAGCAGGATTCCCATGCTGAGTAAATGCTCTTCCCTCGCTCTGTCAAGTCCAAGGCCACGTTGTTCCACCTACTTTAATGATAGCACAAGCCCCATTTCCGGCTGCAAGATGGCAAAACCGGGGCTTAGCTGTAGAAGTATGCTACGGTGTTTTTCCACGTAA
- the LOC144072649 gene encoding SLAIN motif-containing protein 1-like isoform X2 — MMAAVADPEKNQLYGEQHLSKLQQLVQIFERYDKRLPTWNHRNCRPVAEFQKHGRHQPLILEQVDLLDLDTIGFSDNETWLYVSPKAKKLTTENTITLVQWCRHFLDAPEWKLARRSICLKLESASWRQRLLSSPQATSTSPTVPTVSPNGTGHSDTHRSNFQLTDTDSPNSQSPIGRPRTRTFIPHCGSRLRYSSPRPRMNSDVLAPVVDEEDALIPHGYKLLDITDVQVVARLQEEKLKEAYASTLYAPANRRSQSVTLPLSVPRGQEEEEKGDGEDSAPVQPKCCLCPLPHTHTSSAQDWQNCNLLSMPPYASPTHQPFKPRADEINLAQFNSVPSASLRDSPGCSTPLQSPMSTPVASPNMRQTKVQSTGSVSSSPQQSRATVSVSPTTVVHGSQLQVGSSRIPMLSKCSSLALSSPRPRCSTYFNDSTSPISGCKMAKPGLSCRSMLRCFST, encoded by the exons ATGATGGCTGCGGTTGCGGACCCCGAGAAAAACCAACTGTACGGCGAGCAGCACTTAAGTAAGCTGCAGCAGCTCGTTCAAATTTTTGAACGCTACGACAAGCGGCTGCCTACTTGGAACCATCGTAATTGTCGGCCGGTCGCGGAGTTCCAAAAGCACGGCCGACACCAACCATTAATCCTGGAACAGGTGGACCTCTTGGACTTGGACACTATTGGATTCTCTGATAATGAAACTTG GTTATACGTGTCCCCAAAAGCCAAGAAGTTGACCACAGAGAACACAATAACGCTAGTGCAGTGGTGCCGGCATTTTCTGGATGCTCCTGAATGGAAACTAGCAAGACGCTCCATTTGCCTCAAACTTGAGTCAG CTTCCTGGAGGCAGAGACTACTGTCCAGCCCTCAAGCAACCTCAACCTCACCAACTGTTCCCACTGTGTCCCCCAATGGCACTGGGCATTCCGACACACATCGCTCCAACTTCCAATTGACTGATACGGATAGTCCAAACTCTCAGAGCCCCATTGGGAGGCCACGAACCCGCACCTTCATTCCCCACTGTG GTAGCCGTTTGCGGTATTCTAGCCCTCGGCCTCGGATGAACTCTGATGTCCTCGCTCCCGTGGTGGATGAAGAGGATGCCTTGATCCCTCATGGCTACAAACTTCTGGATATTACTGACGTTCAGGTGGTGGCGAGACTGCAAGAAGAGA AACTCAAGGAGGCTTACGCCAGTACTTTGTACGCCCCGGCCAACCGACGAAGCCAGAGCGTCACCCTTCCGCTCAGCGTTCCCCGCGgccaggaggaggaagaaaagggGGATGGCGAAGACTCCGCCCCAGTGCAGCCGAAATGCTGCCTCTGCCCACTGCCCCACACCCACACCTCCAGCGCCCAAGACTGGCAAAACTGCAACTTGCTGTCCATGCCCCCCTACGCAAGTCCAACGCATCAGCCTTTCAAACCAAGAGCAG ATGAAATCAACCTTGCCCAATTTAACAGTGTTCCCAGTGCTTCTTTACGTGATTCTCCAGGCTGCTCCACTCCCCTACAGTCCCCCA TGTCTACCCCAGTTGCCAGCCCCAATATGCGGCAGACAAAAGTCCAGAGTACTGGAAGTGTATCGTCATCACCGCAACAATCGAGGGCTACTGTCTCTGTGAGCCCGACCACCGTAGTACATGGCTCGCAGTTGCAGGTAGGGAGCAGCAGGATTCCCATGCTGAGTAAATGCTCTTCCCTCGCTCTGTCAAGTCCAAGGCCACGTTGTTCCACCTACTTTAATGATAGCACAAGCCCCATTTCCGGCTGCAAGATGGCAAAACCGGGGCTTAGCTGTAGAAGTATGCTACGGTGTTTTTCCACGTAA
- the LOC144072649 gene encoding SLAIN motif-containing protein 1-like isoform X1 encodes MMAAVADPEKNQLYGEQHLSKLQQLVQIFERYDKRLPTWNHRNCRPVAEFQKHGRHQPLILEQVDLLDLDTIGFSDNETWLYVSPKAKKLTTENTITLVQWCRHFLDAPEWKLARRSICLKLESASWRQRLLSSPQATSTSPTVPTVSPNGTGHSDTHRSNFQLTDTDSPNSQSPIGRPRTRTFIPHCGSRLRYSSPRPRMNSDVLAPVVDEEDALIPHGYKLLDITDVQVVARLQEEKLKEAYASTLYAPANRRSQSVTLPLSVPRGQEEEEKGDGEDSAPVQPKCCLCPLPHTHTSSAQDWQNCNLLSMPPYASPTHQPFKPRADEINLAQFNSVPSASLRDSPGCSTPLQSPIYLISPHLMNSVSTPVASPNMRQTKVQSTGSVSSSPQQSRATVSVSPTTVVHGSQLQVGSSRIPMLSKCSSLALSSPRPRCSTYFNDSTSPISGCKMAKPGLSCRSMLRCFST; translated from the exons ATGATGGCTGCGGTTGCGGACCCCGAGAAAAACCAACTGTACGGCGAGCAGCACTTAAGTAAGCTGCAGCAGCTCGTTCAAATTTTTGAACGCTACGACAAGCGGCTGCCTACTTGGAACCATCGTAATTGTCGGCCGGTCGCGGAGTTCCAAAAGCACGGCCGACACCAACCATTAATCCTGGAACAGGTGGACCTCTTGGACTTGGACACTATTGGATTCTCTGATAATGAAACTTG GTTATACGTGTCCCCAAAAGCCAAGAAGTTGACCACAGAGAACACAATAACGCTAGTGCAGTGGTGCCGGCATTTTCTGGATGCTCCTGAATGGAAACTAGCAAGACGCTCCATTTGCCTCAAACTTGAGTCAG CTTCCTGGAGGCAGAGACTACTGTCCAGCCCTCAAGCAACCTCAACCTCACCAACTGTTCCCACTGTGTCCCCCAATGGCACTGGGCATTCCGACACACATCGCTCCAACTTCCAATTGACTGATACGGATAGTCCAAACTCTCAGAGCCCCATTGGGAGGCCACGAACCCGCACCTTCATTCCCCACTGTG GTAGCCGTTTGCGGTATTCTAGCCCTCGGCCTCGGATGAACTCTGATGTCCTCGCTCCCGTGGTGGATGAAGAGGATGCCTTGATCCCTCATGGCTACAAACTTCTGGATATTACTGACGTTCAGGTGGTGGCGAGACTGCAAGAAGAGA AACTCAAGGAGGCTTACGCCAGTACTTTGTACGCCCCGGCCAACCGACGAAGCCAGAGCGTCACCCTTCCGCTCAGCGTTCCCCGCGgccaggaggaggaagaaaagggGGATGGCGAAGACTCCGCCCCAGTGCAGCCGAAATGCTGCCTCTGCCCACTGCCCCACACCCACACCTCCAGCGCCCAAGACTGGCAAAACTGCAACTTGCTGTCCATGCCCCCCTACGCAAGTCCAACGCATCAGCCTTTCAAACCAAGAGCAG ATGAAATCAACCTTGCCCAATTTAACAGTGTTCCCAGTGCTTCTTTACGTGATTCTCCAGGCTGCTCCACTCCCCTACAGTCCCCCA TTTACCTAATATCCCCTCACCTGATGAATTCAGTGTCTACCCCAGTTGCCAGCCCCAATATGCGGCAGACAAAAGTCCAGAGTACTGGAAGTGTATCGTCATCACCGCAACAATCGAGGGCTACTGTCTCTGTGAGCCCGACCACCGTAGTACATGGCTCGCAGTTGCAGGTAGGGAGCAGCAGGATTCCCATGCTGAGTAAATGCTCTTCCCTCGCTCTGTCAAGTCCAAGGCCACGTTGTTCCACCTACTTTAATGATAGCACAAGCCCCATTTCCGGCTGCAAGATGGCAAAACCGGGGCTTAGCTGTAGAAGTATGCTACGGTGTTTTTCCACGTAA